Within uncultured Methanoregula sp., the genomic segment CGGTTACCATCCGTACGCGGATACCGGCGCTCTGGCAGGCTGTCACCGATTCGGCGATATGGTCCCGGAGGGGATCGCGGATTCCCACGTACCCGTCCCAGTGAAGGCCGGTCTCACTCTCGTTGCCGTTAAGGATCTCTTTGTGGGCAAACGAGAGGGTCCGCATGGCCCGTGAGGCAAGAGCGCTCACACCGCTCAGGTCGGGTTTTTCCGTGCAGAGCAATGCCACTATCTCGGGGGCCCCTTTCACGAGAAGGAACGATCTGCCTCCAAGATGGATAACCGTGGACATCCGCTTGCGGGTGCCATCGAAAAGATTCTGCTTTGCAACATGGGTTTCAGCCCGGATCTGCATGTAATCGAGGGACTCCCCGCGGAGCCAGCGGAGCAGGGCCCCTTCCGTGGAGTTCCCGATAACAATGATTTTTCCTTCGCGCTCTTCCAGGTGTGCCGTCCCGTTCACGGCAGCATTGAGCGTGATCCATTCAGCCGGGCTTTGCGGGAGATCGGGGATGCGGACCGGTTTTCCGGCAGAGGATTCCACGACTTCCATCTGGTTTTTTGTCAGCGTCCCGGTCTTGTCGGTACAGATGGTTGTCGCCGACCCGATCGTTTCGCAGGCGATCAGACGGCGCACAAGGCAGTTGGCCCGGGTCATCTTGCGCATGGCAAGCGAGAGCGAGAGGGCCACGCTCATCGGGAGACCTTCGGGAACCGCGGCAACCACGATAACGACCGCCAGCATGAAATACTGGAGAATATTGTTGGCAGAATCGAGATTGAGACCGGTCACGTCGCCAACAAGGACGCCGCGGATGAAGAGCGTGGCACAGATAAGGATGGCCATCGCGTACCCGAATTTGCTGATAACACCTGCGAGCGACTCGAGTTTTTGTTCGAGCGGGGTCTGGGTGGCATGGTCGATCCCGAGCGAGGCCGCGATCACGCCCATCTGTGCAGAATCGCCGACCGCTGCTGCGATCATGTGACCTTTGCCTGCCGTGATAAAGGCGCCCTTGAGAACCTTGTCCTGCAAAGCTTTCCGGACCGGTTCCGTCTCACCGGTGAATGCAGATTCATCGGAACAGAGATCATCGGATGCGAGAACCCAGCCGTCGGCCGGGATTGCATCGCCGGCTTCAAGAAGGATCAGGTCGCCGACAACGATCTCACGCGAGGCAACTGATGCGGGGTGACCGTCCCGGATCACCTTGACCGCAACATCGTCCCGGTGCGCATTGAGGACATCGAATTCCCTGCTGCTGCGGTACTCGTTGAAGAACGCTATCCCGGTCGCGAGAAGGACCGCGATGATAATCCCGATCGTGTCGAGCAGCCCGCCTCCCCTGATGAGCGATACGATCGTAGAGACGACGACCGCGAACAGCAGGATGCGGATGATGGGATCATTGAATTTTTCCAGGTACTGTTTCCAGAGCGGCTCGCGCACCGGCGGGGTCATGGCGTTGGCCCCATATTCTGCGCGGAGCCGTGCAACATCTTTTGAGGTAACACCCGAGGTGCCTGCGAGGGTGGCCAGTTCTTCGAAGGGGATTATTGCGGGTTCTTTCATAGTGTTTTCACGCGGGACAAAGGTTTCAGTACCATGGGTTCCTTGAGATTATATCTGTTCGGCGGAATGGTCTTTCCAGCTAAAACCGTAAATCGCAATCTGAATGCTGGCGTTGGCATGCTGAATGGGCAAAAATCCTTATTGTCCATGTTTTCGTTGATTTCCTGAAATGGATGGAGGCAGGTATTGTTAAAGCACCGCGGTGTTTCAGGAATAGTTGTTTCACCTTTTCCCTGCGTGTAAAAATTTGGCATCAGCCCAAACATTCATGAGCAACGCAGGATAATCTCATCCCATGAAAATCCGCGACGGTCTTGAGCTTTCTCCCCGGAAAGCCGCCTATATCCGGTACATCCATGAGAAGGGCGGGCAGGTCCGGACCAACGAGATCGCTTCGCGCTTTTGTGTTGACCCGTCCACGGTCACCAAAACGGTCACCGAGCTTGTCGAGAATGATCTCCTCACCCATACTCCTTATTATGGCGTGCGCCTTTCCGATTCCGGCCGGTGTTACGCCGAGTTCCTGGTAAAGCGGCACCGCATCCTCTCGCTTGTCTTCACCCACTATGGCCTGTCCGATGAACAGGCCTGCGAGGAGGTCTCGCGATTCGAGAGTTTTGTCTCCAAGGATGCCATTGACCGGATGTGCAAGGCCATGGGACACCCGCGACAGAGCGTCTGCGGTGAGATCACGCATGATACCGGGTGCCTGGGCCATGTCCGGTAATGGTTTTTTTATTGCCCGGGCGGGTTCAGTTCCGGAATCGCGAGGCAGTGTACCATGAGTTCCGCCGCATTCTCCCCCCACATTCCCGATCTCGATCTTATCACGTACTATGCAGAAAAACAGGCATCGTTCTTTTCCCGGGTGAGCCCGTGGACAAAGTTTGGCTGTCTTATCTTCATTGTCCTTGCCATCACGCTCACCCGTAACCTTGTCATCCTTTTCGGGATGTATATCATCGTTGTATCCCTGTACGTATTCGCAGGCCTGCCGGTAAAAAAACTTGTGGCCTGGTACGCACTTCCCCTCCTCTTCGTTGTATCGCTCATCGGGCTCATGATCTGGAGCGAGCCCGGGGCACCGCTCTTCTCTGTCTCCTTGTGGGGCTTCACGCTCACCCTCACGGACAACGGTCTCCTGCTCATTGCAACCCTGACGCTCAAGGCTTTCATCAGCGTCACCTTCTCGCTCTTTTTCCTGATGACCACGCGGTACCAGCACTTTGCAGCAATGATCTCCCGTATCTTTCCCACACCGCTCGACCAGATCTTTCTCATGGCGTACCGTTTCCTATTCCTCACGCTGGCAATGGTCGCATCCGTGCTCAAGTCTGTCCGCTCGCGGGGAGGAGGTCTTATCCACAGCGTGCGGATGCAGGGCCGGCTTTTCGCCGGGGTCTTTGCACTCGTCTTCATCCGGTCCTTCGAACGCGGGGAACGGGTCCATAAGTCAATGACCGCCCGCGGGTATTCCGGGTCCTATGCCACATACGATGAGGTACCCCGCCCTGCCCTTCCGGGGCTTGCCCTGCTCGTGTTCCTTGCCGTTTTGTCAGCTGCACTTGTGATCACCTCTCCATACCGGGGGTGGTGATCGGATGGAACCCCGTCAGCAGCATACTACTGCCATGCACTGCCCTCCCGTGGATCCTGACCGCGAACTGATCCATGTTGACTGTGCAAGCCATGTATACCCGGACGGGAGCGTAGGGATTCACGAGATGTGCTTCTCGGTGAGGAAGCACGAGATCGTGGCGCTCTGCGGTCCCAATGGATCCGGCAAGTCCACGCTGATAGAGCATCTCAACGGCCTGCTCCGGCCCAGCCAGGGACGGGTCTGGGTGAACGGCAAGTCCATATCGGAAGGCGAGCAGGCAAATCTCTGGAAGGAAGTCGGGCTTGTCTTCCAGCAGTCGGACGACCAGCTCTTTGCCCCGACCGTGCTCGATGACGTGATGTTCGGACCGCTGAACATGGGAATGCCTCCGCAGGAAGCAAAAGCCCGTGCCCTGCAGGCGCTGGAGGTTGTCGGGGCCGGGGATCTTGCAGCCCGGCTGCCCAATTACCTGAGCGGTGGCCAGAAGCGGCTTATCTCAATCGCCGGTATCCTTGCCATGCAGCCGCTCGTCATAGCCCTGGATGAGCCGACCTCCGATCTCGACCCGATCCATACCGGCATGGTTGAGTCGATCATCCTCGATCTCCGGGATAACCGGGGAATCTCGGTGGTTATCGCTACCCACGACCTTGATCTCGCCGCCCGGATTGCAGACCGGATCTGTCTTGTACGGAACGGGTCGGTGTACGCACAGGGAACCCCGCAGGAGATCTTTTATAATCCTGACCTGGTGCAGGAGGCCGGTCTCTCGCTTCCCTCAACGGTCAGGACGTACCTTGATTTCTGCGCTGCCGTTAACGCCGCACCTGTCGACTGCCCGGTCCGGCGCGAGGAGCTGACCCTCGCCCTCATGAAGATCCGGGGCGGGGATCGTGCCCGGTAATTTTTGGGGAGACCCCAAAAATCCAGCAACATTGATATCCGCTCCCGGAAGATGTCTGGATCAATTAATCCGGGTGAACCGGCTTCTGCCCGTCCGGCCCGTATGAGGTTTTGGTTATGGCGCACATACATCTTGAAGACGGCTCATTCTCCCTCCTGTGGGTGATCATCTGGTGGGTGTGTGCCCTCTCCCTTCTCGGGATAGCCCTGTACTTCCTGCGAACCTCCAAACCGGATCCACGCCGCCTTACAATTGCGGCGTTCTGCACAGCCGCCGCATTTGCGGTCTTCCAGGTCGATATCCCCATTGCCGGGGGAGTTCACATCAACTTAACCCCGCTTATCGGCATCCTGACCGGCCCTGTCATCGGGTCGCTGATAGTCTTCATCACCAACATCCTTGCTGCGGCTATCGGTCACGGGGGCTGGGGCATGATCGGGGCCAACACGCTCGTTAATTTTTCAGAAGTTATCGTCGGGTACGCTATCTTCCGAGTCCTGAAGCGCTGGATCCCCGACCTCTTCACCCGGGCCGGCATTGCCACTCTCGCCGGGCTCTTCGTGGGTAACTGCGTGATGATCGCAATCATCATGGTCTCCGGGATCCAGGGGGTTACGCAGGGAAGTTCCCAGATCCTTGCCGGGCTCTCCCTCATCTTTGCGATCAATATGGGGGTAGCAGTCATCGAGGCTTTCGTGACCGGTCTCATCGTTGCGTATATGGGCCGGGTCCGGCCCGACCTGCTTGACGGGGGGAAACCATGAGCGGATCCGGGGAATTCCGCCAATGGACCGGTGTTGTGCTTTTCATCCTGATCGCGGTCGTGTGTGTCGCGATTGCCGTAATTGTTATGGGAGTAACCGGCCCGATGGGAATCGAGGAACGTTTTACTTCCGCAGTCGGTCTTCATCAGGAGCCGGGCGCTTCCCCGGAAACCGGATCTGCGTTCTCTCTCGAAGGGCACCCTCTCCTCTATGCGTTATTTCTCGCGGTGCTCCTCATCGCAGGTTTCCTCCTCTATCGCAAATACAATATCTGACCGGAACCGGCAGATCACTCTTTGTTCCGTTTTTTACACGGCCGGGAATTACTGGTCAGGCCGCCCCCGGAAAATCCTTACTATGCCTTTTTTGGCACTTCCGCCCAAAAAACCGGCCGCAATCCACGGGTTATATAAGCACGCGGACAAATCACTCCTCTGATAATGAAACGACACCGCACCGTGGATCTCAAGGCCATTGCCTGGACGGCTATGGAGAAGTACGGGTTCAAGCCGAGTTTTCCCCCGGCAGTTGTCCGGGAAGTCGATGCCATAAAGGAAACTGCCCCTTCTGACCCAGGCGAGGCTCTCGACCTGCGTTCGCTCCTCTGGTCTTCCATTGATAACAGCGATTCAATGGATCTCGACCAGATTGAATACTGCGAGCAGGACCCGGATGGATCGGTTCATGTCTGGGTAGCTATCGCGGATGTGGATGCCTATGTCCCGAAGAACTCCAGGGCCGATCAGTACGCCAATCATAATGGTACGTCGGTGTATCTCGATGTCGAAACCTATCCCCTTTTTCCGGACCGGCTCTCCAAGGGGATCACCTCGCTCCTGCCCGGACACGATCACCGGGCGATTGTTATCGAGTACCGGGTCATGCCGGATGGCGGTTTCGAGCCCGGGCGGGTGTACCGGGCGCTGGTGCGCAACAAGGCAAAACTGGTGTATGAGGAAGTCGGTGACTGGCTCGAAGGGAAAGGACCAGTCCCGGGGTTTGTCAGGAACACCCCGGGAATGGAAGAGCAGATACGGCTTCAGGACAAGGCAGCACAACTGCTGAAGGAGAGGAGACTGGCGGAAGGAGCGCTCG encodes:
- a CDS encoding calcium-translocating P-type ATPase, PMCA-type, producing the protein MKEPAIIPFEELATLAGTSGVTSKDVARLRAEYGANAMTPPVREPLWKQYLEKFNDPIIRILLFAVVVSTIVSLIRGGGLLDTIGIIIAVLLATGIAFFNEYRSSREFDVLNAHRDDVAVKVIRDGHPASVASREIVVGDLILLEAGDAIPADGWVLASDDLCSDESAFTGETEPVRKALQDKVLKGAFITAGKGHMIAAAVGDSAQMGVIAASLGIDHATQTPLEQKLESLAGVISKFGYAMAILICATLFIRGVLVGDVTGLNLDSANNILQYFMLAVVIVVAAVPEGLPMSVALSLSLAMRKMTRANCLVRRLIACETIGSATTICTDKTGTLTKNQMEVVESSAGKPVRIPDLPQSPAEWITLNAAVNGTAHLEEREGKIIVIGNSTEGALLRWLRGESLDYMQIRAETHVAKQNLFDGTRKRMSTVIHLGGRSFLLVKGAPEIVALLCTEKPDLSGVSALASRAMRTLSFAHKEILNGNESETGLHWDGYVGIRDPLRDHIAESVTACQSAGIRVRMVTGDNPETARAIAREAGILKDGTVMTGGAFRVLAKDGQVEAARNLEVMARAEPMDKLLLVEALQKTGAVVAVTGDGTNDAPALKHADVGLAMGIAGTEVAREASDIILLDDSFASITSAVWWGRSLYENIQRFILFQLTINFSACILVFIAPLLGIAEPFTIIQILWINIIMDTLAAFALCSEAPHRGLMNHTPVPQDAKIVTPFMWLSIIVTGAFLIISGILQLATGFLGGATPAEVSTVFFSAFIIVAVWNGINCRALDGKMPSFFRGNPTFFAVMGAIVAVQIAIVQYGGAIFATVPLSSMQWIRIIAATASVLVLGFILRLAYRTYSAGKTGRTA
- a CDS encoding metal-dependent transcriptional regulator → MKIRDGLELSPRKAAYIRYIHEKGGQVRTNEIASRFCVDPSTVTKTVTELVENDLLTHTPYYGVRLSDSGRCYAEFLVKRHRILSLVFTHYGLSDEQACEEVSRFESFVSKDAIDRMCKAMGHPRQSVCGEITHDTGCLGHVR
- a CDS encoding energy-coupling factor transporter transmembrane component T; the encoded protein is MSSAAFSPHIPDLDLITYYAEKQASFFSRVSPWTKFGCLIFIVLAITLTRNLVILFGMYIIVVSLYVFAGLPVKKLVAWYALPLLFVVSLIGLMIWSEPGAPLFSVSLWGFTLTLTDNGLLLIATLTLKAFISVTFSLFFLMTTRYQHFAAMISRIFPTPLDQIFLMAYRFLFLTLAMVASVLKSVRSRGGGLIHSVRMQGRLFAGVFALVFIRSFERGERVHKSMTARGYSGSYATYDEVPRPALPGLALLVFLAVLSAALVITSPYRGW
- a CDS encoding ATP-binding cassette domain-containing protein; translation: MEPRQQHTTAMHCPPVDPDRELIHVDCASHVYPDGSVGIHEMCFSVRKHEIVALCGPNGSGKSTLIEHLNGLLRPSQGRVWVNGKSISEGEQANLWKEVGLVFQQSDDQLFAPTVLDDVMFGPLNMGMPPQEAKARALQALEVVGAGDLAARLPNYLSGGQKRLISIAGILAMQPLVIALDEPTSDLDPIHTGMVESIILDLRDNRGISVVIATHDLDLAARIADRICLVRNGSVYAQGTPQEIFYNPDLVQEAGLSLPSTVRTYLDFCAAVNAAPVDCPVRREELTLALMKIRGGDRAR
- a CDS encoding energy-coupling factor ABC transporter permease yields the protein MAHIHLEDGSFSLLWVIIWWVCALSLLGIALYFLRTSKPDPRRLTIAAFCTAAAFAVFQVDIPIAGGVHINLTPLIGILTGPVIGSLIVFITNILAAAIGHGGWGMIGANTLVNFSEVIVGYAIFRVLKRWIPDLFTRAGIATLAGLFVGNCVMIAIIMVSGIQGVTQGSSQILAGLSLIFAINMGVAVIEAFVTGLIVAYMGRVRPDLLDGGKP